AGGTCTAGTCAACACTCCCATTGTCTTCGGTGGTCgttccatctttcttttcttgtgacaAACAGAAATGCTTTCTTTACAGGTACACTGGGTGTCATGACATGGAGaaaggttttctttcttcttttagttgTAGGCTGTAAAACTGAAAATTAGGCCACAAGCTGAGACTCAGAACTATGTTTACTTCTCCTAGAGACCAAGACCCACCCCTCCAGCCATTGTTCTCTGGGTGCAGGAAGCTTGAGAAACCTGATAAAATATAGCAACATATAAAAAACGTGTATATGCTCCTGGCAACATTCTGAGGTGCCGACTTCTGTCCCTGTTTTAAAGctgagaaactgaagcccagttAAACTGCAACCTGTGCAGACACTTCCCTTCGTAGGAACGCAGTAAACGTGTGAGGCTGGCCTGTGGGCAGGGTCGTCCTTCATGCTTGTACTGTATGAACTGAGTATCAACTCTATTCTATTGTGTCAATAGGGGACGTTCCACCTGGAATTAGAAACATTGTCTGCCTTTCGCAACATGGAACCTGCAGACTTTTTTTCTGCCATTCTGGTGAGAAAAAGGCTGACATCTGCTCTGATCCCTGGAATAGGTGCTGCCTACCCAACACAGAGGGGACgagaaaagagaaaccagagacGGATGACGGACCTAGTACCTGAAATGCAAGCTTCAGAGGCAGGCAGGATCTTGAAGTGTCCTAAGGGGTTAGAAGAATGCGTAGCTTATAGTAGTAGGTgcgtacatagtaggtgctcaacaaatgtttgttgaatgaatccaGCACCAAGGATGAAATTCTGAGAAAAGATTTTCTTTGACTATACAGTTCAACTTACtttaataaaatcagaatgtGCACAGCATAGGCCGTGGTAGCATctaaactaaaacaatgaaagcTTGCCAACGTtgcctttttctgttttgttttgtttttttaaagagtctcataattttataatatccacctcctttccctgttcCAGGGAGCGTCCCTTAACCTACTCACAGATGGGAGTAGACCAGAAACCGAGCTGCAAACTGATCCCTGCTCCAGGGAGACAGAAATGCAGTCAGTCTGCTGGCCTCTTGTCAAATTAATGACATTTTTCCTCTCATCGAACCCAACCCCAGCCTCATCCTACTGACTCGCAGACCTTCAGGAGCCTTGGCCCCTTTCCACGGTCTTCTCAAGTAACAATGCCGATACGTCACACATAAATAGGCTTTTAAACTGTCAAACATTTACTCTTAGGTTATCTCAGCTGGTTAACACGCAGTCTTATGGGGTGTGTAACCAGGTGGAAGCGGCTCCAGCTCAGggatgaaaggaaatgaaaatcagacGGTGAAGTGAACTGCCCCAGGTCAGCAATTCACAAGTGGGATTCTGGGAGTGCCTGGCCCATGAAGTGCTCATTGTTCTGTTACTTCTGAAGAACATGTTTCTGAGCAAACACAGCGAGGCAGGGCTCTTGTTCATGAGGACTCCTTGGCGCTTACAGCCTGGTTGTCCTTTGCTTTTCTCTGGATCCTGCTGAAGCTTGTCACCTGTACGGTATCTTGGAGCCAGTCATCCAAAGAGCAGTGTATATTAATCACACATAAGACACACGGAAGAATAGTAAAGGCAGCTGTGCTGATGCTGGAGACCTCGTGCCAGGCGCCCGAGACGAAGCAGATGCCTGATGAGGTTCCTGCTCGCAGTGTTTCCAGTGCTTCCTTCAGTCCGTTCGCTGCTTGAGTCCCGTTTGCTCAAGCGTGCTGAACTTACTTTGAGAGTCACCTGGAACACCTGCTTCCGGGCTCCTTCTCGGGTCCTCGCTTCAGTGGGCAACTGGCATGATGCCTTGGCCTCCCCCCAGGCTCCCCGAAACTCactcttgtttgttttctaaatacaaTCAGACAGACGCGTGGGGTTGCATGGAGCAGAGCCTCTCACGACCACAAACATCTGGGTGGAATCTCTGTCGTCCCCTCAGAGGGCCAGGGACCTGTTCCAGACCCGGGGTGCGCGCCCGCCCAGGAAGGGAGCTGACCCAGGCCTAGCTTCAGCTCCCGAGTGGCAGGGCCAGTCCCTAAGCTTCGGGACGGGCGGACACACCCCCCGCCAGGAGCACTGTCACTCCCAGTCCGAGCCATCCGCGCACTAGGGATTGCAGAACAGACACCTCTTCCTCTGACCCTGTGCCGTTCGCCAGCCAGGCCCTTCTCCTGACTTTATTTTCCTCAAAAATAAAGTGAGGGGGCTGGTCTAGACCCCTGCGGCCCAGCACAGCTTCCCAGGGGGGGGCGGGTGTGGAATCCCAGCTTCAGCCGGGCCCTGGGAAAGCCGGCAGGAGGCGCCAGCCCACCCTGGACTTTGGCGAGTCTCTCCTCCCGGTGGACGTGGGGCTGGGAGCCTGAACCCTCTACTGGCCCGACGACAGGCTGGGCCCTTCCTGGCggtggccctgggccctgggcagccagTGACTGGGTCCCACGGGGGTCCAGTCTTCACACATCCCCCATCGCTCCTTTTCCTGAGATAAATGTAATTATTCCCCCACTGCACCTCTCAGAGACTCAGCTCCCTCTTCTGAGATGGCTCAGTGAGTAGCCAGGAATGACAGGGGCTTGCCCCCCTACAGTCTGACGGGCTCAAACGCCCCTTCACCCCTACCCCCCAGGGTCCTCCCTGCGCCCTGCACAGCGGGATCTAGTGCTGCAGCTCTGTGTGCCCCCGTTTTAGGATCTGTCTCTGTGCTGTCGTTCCTCACTCACATGTCTATTCATCCTGCTGGACTTTGAAACCCTCAGGCCAGGTCTGGGTCTTACTCCTACGTGTAACTTTAGTGACCATCAAGCACAGACAATGCGAAATAGGTGAaggaatgaagttttaaaaaattttgcgggggtggtaattaggtttatttatttatttttaatggagggcctggggactggacccaggacctcctgcaggctaggcatgcgctctaccactgagctacaccctcccctagGAGTGAATAAATTAATCCAAGCTTCAAACACAGGTCTTCTTCAGTCCACCACTGCTGTCCTTTCTGACCCGAGGACAGGACATGGGAGCCACCAGGCGCCAGGGACACCCCACTGTGACTGTGGCCACATCCCAGTCACAGCCTAAAGCCTGCCTCCCCATCTTTTCTCCCACAACTGGCCAGAAAGTGGGGCGAAGCCCCCACTAGCTCTGCTCTGACACACCACGCACAGCTGAGCTCATGGACCATCACTTTCAAGGGTTAACTGCTCCCCGCTGTGGGCAAGAAGCAGCCACGAAGGGCCCTCCTGGATCCTGAGCCTCCACAACAGGCGTTTGCTTGCTGTCTGTCCCCCACTGCATGAAGACTCAAAGCCCAGAGTTCTGGTCCTGCACCTGCCATCCTGGCCAGGCTCCTCGTCTGTCACCTGGGCATGTGTCTGTCTGTATCTGCCGCTTTCTCATTCCTTGTGAACGCTAGAGGATGGGGACCAGATGGGTGATTAATTTTGCCATCTAATGTTTGGATCCTCTTGATTCAAAGAAGGCATAGTAAGAGTGATTTGAGATCGCTTTTCAACATGGAAATAGTAACACATCACATTTGAATACCTGTGGGTGGAGTTACTTAGTGATCGAAATACAGACATGCATGTGTGTGGACACATGTACACCAGCTCTTCCCCAGTACAATTATAGCCCAAGTGGATTTTTAAGCCACCCGTGGGTGAAACAGTCCATCACCTGGCTCACGTCTGTCATCTTTTGGAGCTCATCTGAACTCCCAGACCCAGGCACTTGCCCTCCCCATGTCTTGAGATCTTTGAACACAGATAAACCACAGATAAACTACAGATAAACTTTCTCTCACAGAGAAAGGTAAAAGCTCATCCCATCACCTGCGTCTGAAGGTGACTTTTGCCACCAGATGGCCCCCCTGTGACAGCACCATGCTGGGGATATGGGCACACCAGAACCATTAACAACCTGTCAGGACAAGCCTACCCCCTCACGCTGAGCACGGTCAGGCAGCTCAGGTCCCGCAGAGCAGTGACCTGCCTTCTAAAAAGCATGCTGTCCTTGGAGGCACTGCAACAATGAACGGGTGAGGTGGAATTTTGACAAAGCAAACAAGTAAACCCTTCAAAATACTTCTTTTGTGAGGCCATAGGTCGTACACGTTAACCATCATGTTGTAATAGCTCAGCCTATTAAAATTCTTTGGGAACTGCCTCCAAAATCCTCCTCCATGAAATACAAACAATGCCATCTTTTCAGAAAGAACTGAGTTGAGCATGATCATGTATTTGGAGCCAGAAAACTGAGACCCCTGGAATCTCAGAAACCCCCAACGACCTGGGCTCCAGCTCTCGCTTGGGGTGAAGTCAGCATCCACCAGACTCAGAAGACTGAGCCCTCCGCGGCCCTCAGGACGGCTGGAGGCCAGACGAACCTGCAGGTTCCAGCCTTCCTCCCTGTGGGACTCCAAGTGTGTACACTGGAGACAGTCACATGCCTCACCTACGGGGAGATGTGGGCCTTTCCCAGCTAAGTCTGAGCGTTCGCACGGCACAGGCCCGTGACGTCACTGGGCGTCCAGTTCCAGAGGAATTCTGGTGCTGGAGGTTGAGGGCCCAGGTACTTTCTCAGAGTCTACCTGGCAGTGCCACCTCTGCTGGCTACGTGGTGCTTCCTGAACGCCTCCTCTGTGCTGAGCGCTTGCACGCGTTTATCTCAGTTAACGGAAGGAGCAGGCACGAATATGCCTACAACACAGATGAGACACGCGAGGCTGAGATGCGAAGACACTgacccacagtcacacagctctAGGGGAGGCCTCTGCTCACAGCCGCCCGGGGTCCAGCAGACATCTTCACTATGCCTGCTTTCAGGTTTCAGAGGCTTGCCTGAAGCCCTGTAACCAGTTGATGGTCACCCGGAGAGGGCCCCGGTTTGGCCCGTCTTCCCGTTAGCCCGTTCCTCCATCCTATAAACCCCATCAAAGACAGGGGAAGGGGTGTTCGTGCTCAGCGCCCCCCGcagcggcccccccccccccccggcccgcaagcagagcagggctgctccccccacgccccgccccgccccgccccgccgccgccctcCGCCCTCCGTCCGCGGGGGCTGCGCGCGGCTCAGGCTTCGGGGGCACGCGGACACCCACGTGAGGAAGTCAGCCCCAGCTGCACGGGCTGCCGCCTCTGCCTGCTTCTGCCGCCCTTTAGTGGGAGCCTGCGGAGGGAACCGGGGCTCTGCCGGGTCTCCCGCGCGCCTGGCTTTGGGCGAGCGTGCCCGCTGTCTGTGTGTCTGAGGCTCGGGAACAGCCGGGGGCGTCCGTCGCGGGGCGCTGGGCCCCTGTGCGCAGAGCGGGCGCGGGCTCGGCGGCGGCCTGTGCGCGGGGCACGGCCCCCAGGCCCTTCTCCTCAGATCCCCGCGGCcctctcggggggggggggcggcccGGGGAGAGTCAGGCAGCAGGCGCTGCTCCCCCAAGGACGCGGCCTCCCTTTCTGAGGACAGGCAGCCGCGAGGCCCTCTCCGCGGGGAGCAGGGCGCCCGCCTCGGGGACCGGGACCGGCGGGCCCAGCGTCCGCCCTTCTCCCCGGGGCGCCATGGCCCGGGCTGGGGCGCCGCGTCCCCGGCTCGGGGGCAGGTCCGGCGTCGGCGCCTCCCCACGCGGGGCTGCGTCCCCGTCTCCCCCGCAGGGCGCCGTCTCTGTCGCGTGGGGAGCCCCGAGTCCCCGGTGCCTGTCTGCTCGGAGGGCTTTGCCCAGTGCTCAAAAAGAGGCAGGAGTTTTAAAAAGTGCCATCATACAAGGCACTTGATTACATGACCTTGAAGATCCCTTTAAGTCTTGAGATTTTTTTGTGTTAATAACAGAGCTAGAAAACAGTCTTGAAGAATGCGAACGAAGTCCCCTAGAAAGCCAGGCTTTGACCCTTTCAGCTTGGTCATATCTCCTCATACGGAGTGAAGACAGTGGCCTGCCTGAGCCTGCCTCACTGGGTTTTGAGATTGATGGGTCCCGGATAAGATACGAACCCCCCCAGAGCTCTCCCCATAGGAAATGAGGGTTGATTCATATCTCTGCTGCTTCATCCCCCATGGACCTTCAAAGGACGTGGCATTGCCAAGCTTTGTGGCAAAAGCTGTTGACAGGAGCAGGGCTGTGTATTCTGGCCATGCTCTCCCTGAATAACCCAGAGGCCCCTGTGTGGCCCGAGGAGGGAGGGTCTCTTTCCAGCCAGGAAGTCCTCTTGGCTGGCCGGGGAGGGCAGCCTCAAGAGCTGGAAACACTGCAGCCTGTCAGGGGGGCACTGCTGGCGTGGGGACAGCCAGAGACCGCGCCATTCTCCTCCAAAGCAGCGGTGGAGAGGCCCGCCAGGGGAAACGCACACACAGCGATAGACacagagagggaggtgggagacgGGCAATGAGAGACAAGAACACAGAGACAGAAGAACAGAGACAGAGCGAAAGCAAGAAGAtgaagacagagaggaggggtGAGCTTCAGCTTGAGTCCTGAAAACAAGGTGAGAGATTGGAAAAAGACCCCGGTGTCAGGAACAGAAGAGTAGAAAAGAAGACAGATTGCTCAAGAGAGactgaaatgaagaagaaaatattggGGTACGTGTGATAGTTTCCTGTTCTGAGTAAACAGGTGTGGTTTTGCAGGAGATCTGCAGGCTCATGTCGGGAGCTTCCATGCCTCCCCAGGGAAGAGGCACATATCGGAAGTCTGCGAAGTGAGTCTTGTAATAAATAGAAACTCAGGCAACTGGGCAAGGCAGCTGTGACACAGAGCACCATTGTCTCAAAGAAAATCGAGTTCTGAAGAGGCTGTAGATAGAGAACCGGCTGGACAGAGGCAATCTGACCCTTTGGAAAGCAGTGCCCTCCCCCCACTTAGCTATCCCAGGGTCTCTAGATCAGTGAGCCGTGATGTCCACAACATCATGAAAATGACAGGCTGGTGACCCAAAATACCAGCCTCCGGGAGATCTAAAATCCAGGCCATTatcagctatttttttaaaatgtgtcctgTGCTTGAAAACGTCTAGATAAGCTGTTGGTTTTCCCCCTAGTCTGTGTAGGCTGTTGTCAGGAGACAAGCTCCTTACCGGGTGGGCAGGTCTGGACAGGCGTCGTGAGCTGTGCCTGCGTGTACATGACAGGAGTGCCAAAGCTGAGACCTGGCCCTGGGCCAGAGCACGTCCCAAAATGCGCATGTCCTGTGAAATGCTTATAACAAGACACAAAAATAccctcaaaataaaatgtaagtcaCAGTCACTTaaatatgtatgtc
The Camelus dromedarius isolate mCamDro1 chromosome 22, mCamDro1.pat, whole genome shotgun sequence DNA segment above includes these coding regions:
- the LOC116149218 gene encoding sperm-associated antigen 11A-like, whose translation is MKALFLLAVLCGLVQTNSGDVPPGIRNIVCLSQHGTCRLFFCHSGEKKADICSDPWNRCCLPNTEGTRKEKPETDDGPST